In the Elioraea tepida genome, one interval contains:
- a CDS encoding alpha/beta fold hydrolase — protein MPAPLLLLPGLLCDQALWDHQLRHLADLGPMSVADLTRDDTLGAMAERVLEAAPPRFDLAGLSMGGYVAFEILRRAPERVGRLCLIDTSARPDTEEQAARRRGLMELAGRGQFKGVTPRLLPLLVHPDRLADAPLTGTVMAMADRVGAEAFLRQQRAILGRPDSRPGLGAIGAPTLVIVGREDSLTPPEVAAEITAAIPKARLAVIEDCGHLAPLERPQAVTALMRLWREGALPS, from the coding sequence ATGCCAGCGCCGCTTCTCCTCTTGCCTGGGCTCCTCTGCGACCAGGCGTTGTGGGACCACCAGCTCCGGCATCTCGCCGATCTCGGCCCGATGAGCGTGGCCGACCTGACGCGTGACGACACGCTCGGCGCGATGGCGGAGCGGGTTCTTGAGGCGGCGCCGCCGCGCTTCGACCTCGCCGGGCTGTCGATGGGCGGGTATGTCGCTTTCGAGATCCTACGCCGCGCGCCGGAGCGCGTCGGCCGGCTCTGCCTGATCGACACCTCCGCCCGCCCCGACACGGAGGAGCAGGCGGCGCGGCGCCGCGGGCTGATGGAGCTTGCCGGCCGCGGCCAGTTCAAGGGCGTGACGCCGCGCCTTCTGCCGCTACTCGTGCACCCTGACCGGCTTGCCGATGCGCCGCTGACGGGCACGGTGATGGCGATGGCGGACCGGGTCGGCGCGGAGGCGTTCCTGCGGCAGCAGCGGGCGATCCTCGGCCGGCCGGACAGCCGCCCGGGGCTTGGCGCGATCGGGGCGCCGACGCTCGTGATCGTCGGCCGCGAGGATTCGCTCACCCCGCCTGAGGTCGCGGCGGAGATCACCGCCGCCATCCCGAAGGCACGCCTTGCCGTGATCGAGGACTGCGGTCATCTCGCCCCCCTTGAGCGCCCGCAGGCGGTCACTGCGCTGATGCGGCTCTGGCGCGAGGGCGCGCTGCCGAGCTGA
- a CDS encoding DDE-type integrase/transposase/recombinase — MGLRIARKRVLRLMRENALLSPHRARPRPADDHDRKIITDAPNVMWAIDGTQVATVRNSKVWLFATVEHWNAEALGWHVSKRGTRREALQAMGMAVRQQFGHLGRDAARGVQLRHDHGSCFMAEDFQNQTRAWGMTPSFAFVGEPQTNGVVERFFRTLKEQVVHGRVFETLEDLRDAVRAFIARYNAQWLIEKNGNLSPHARRRQHELAAMPMAA; from the coding sequence ATGGGCTTGCGCATCGCGCGCAAGCGGGTGCTGCGGCTGATGCGCGAGAACGCCCTCCTGTCGCCACACCGCGCCCGCCCACGCCCCGCCGACGACCATGACCGGAAGATCATCACCGACGCGCCGAACGTGATGTGGGCCATCGACGGCACGCAGGTCGCCACGGTGCGCAACAGCAAGGTCTGGCTCTTCGCCACGGTGGAACACTGGAACGCGGAGGCGCTCGGCTGGCACGTCAGCAAGCGCGGCACGCGCCGCGAGGCGCTGCAGGCCATGGGCATGGCCGTGCGCCAGCAGTTCGGCCATCTCGGCCGCGACGCCGCCCGCGGCGTCCAGCTGCGCCATGATCACGGCAGCTGCTTCATGGCCGAGGACTTCCAGAACCAGACACGAGCCTGGGGCATGACCCCGAGCTTCGCCTTCGTAGGCGAGCCCCAGACCAACGGCGTCGTCGAGCGGTTCTTCCGCACACTCAAGGAGCAGGTCGTCCACGGCCGCGTCTTCGAGACCCTCGAAGACCTCCGCGACGCCGTCCGAGCCTTCATCGCCCGCTACAACGCCCAATGGCTGATCGAGAAAAACGGCAACCTCAGCCCACACGCACGACGCCGCCAACACGAGCTTGCGGCCATGCCCATGGCCGCGTAA
- a CDS encoding transposase has protein sequence MGLSGAPAAGPLAPGQRWSVARKRAVVLRLIAGEPVELVSREIGVPVFKLERWRERAEAALEGALKEREADGEGPELAAALRRIGELSMEVDLLRAKMGQSPGPLARKRWR, from the coding sequence ATGGGGCTGAGCGGCGCGCCGGCGGCGGGGCCGCTCGCTCCGGGGCAGCGCTGGAGCGTGGCGCGCAAGCGCGCGGTGGTGCTGCGCCTGATCGCGGGCGAGCCGGTGGAGCTTGTGTCGCGCGAGATCGGCGTGCCGGTGTTCAAGCTCGAGCGCTGGCGCGAGCGAGCCGAGGCCGCGCTGGAAGGGGCGCTCAAGGAGCGCGAGGCCGACGGCGAGGGCCCCGAGCTGGCCGCCGCGCTGCGTCGGATCGGCGAGCTCAGCATGGAGGTCGACCTCCTGCGCGCGAAGATGGGCCAGTCCCCCGGCCCTTTGGCCCGGAAGCGGTGGCGGTGA
- a CDS encoding histone deacetylase family protein codes for MSTVLFSHPACLGHDTGPGHPERADRIRAVLQALEAEEFAALLREDAPEAEPDVLALAHPRAYVDGILSIRPEPDQRIMLDGDTVMSHGSRAAALRSAGAAIAAVDAVMEGWARNAFCAVRPPGHHAEAARPMGFCLFANAALAAHRARAKWGARRVAVVDFDVHHGNGTQAILERDPDFFFASSHEMPLFPGTGHPHERGVANNVLNVALEPFSGGPEFRAAWGDVIIPAVEAFRPELLIISAGFDAHRRDPLASLNVSTADFSWLSRALVELADRVCEGRVVSLLEGGYDLAALAESAAAHVRALMRV; via the coding sequence GTGAGCACGGTCCTGTTCTCCCATCCCGCCTGCCTCGGCCACGACACCGGCCCAGGCCACCCCGAACGGGCGGACCGGATCAGGGCGGTGCTGCAGGCCCTCGAGGCGGAGGAGTTCGCGGCGCTGTTGCGCGAGGATGCTCCGGAGGCAGAGCCAGACGTGCTCGCTCTTGCCCATCCGCGCGCCTATGTTGACGGCATCCTCTCGATCAGGCCAGAGCCGGACCAGCGGATCATGCTCGACGGCGACACCGTGATGAGCCACGGCAGCCGCGCCGCGGCCCTGCGTTCTGCGGGAGCGGCGATCGCAGCGGTCGATGCGGTGATGGAGGGATGGGCGCGCAACGCCTTCTGCGCCGTGCGCCCGCCGGGCCACCACGCCGAGGCGGCACGGCCGATGGGCTTCTGCCTGTTCGCGAACGCGGCCCTCGCCGCCCACCGCGCACGCGCGAAATGGGGAGCGCGGCGCGTCGCGGTGGTGGATTTCGACGTGCATCACGGCAACGGGACGCAGGCGATCCTCGAACGCGACCCGGATTTCTTCTTCGCTTCGAGCCACGAGATGCCGCTCTTTCCCGGAACCGGGCATCCGCACGAGAGGGGGGTCGCGAACAACGTGCTGAATGTCGCGCTCGAGCCGTTCTCGGGGGGTCCGGAGTTCCGCGCGGCCTGGGGCGACGTGATCATCCCCGCCGTCGAGGCGTTCAGGCCGGAGCTTCTGATCATCTCGGCCGGCTTCGATGCGCATCGGCGCGATCCGCTCGCCTCGCTCAACGTCTCGACGGCGGATTTTTCCTGGCTCAGCCGGGCGCTGGTGGAGCTTGCCGACAGGGTCTGCGAGGGGCGCGTGGTGAGCCTCCTGGAAGGAGGGTACGACCTCGCGGCGCTTGCCGAGTCAGCGGCTGCGCACGTGCGAGCGTTGATGCGGGTGTGA
- a CDS encoding sulfurtransferase TusA family protein: MSETVLDLKGLSCPLPVLRANKVLRSLAPGARLRVLATDPASVKDFHAYCEQTGHALVAMSQDRETFTFVIQRKADPPGKAEP, translated from the coding sequence ATGAGCGAGACCGTCCTCGACCTCAAGGGCCTTTCCTGCCCGCTTCCCGTCTTGCGCGCCAACAAGGTGCTGCGGTCACTGGCTCCCGGCGCCCGGCTTCGCGTGCTCGCGACCGACCCTGCCTCGGTGAAGGACTTCCATGCCTATTGCGAGCAGACCGGCCACGCTCTCGTGGCGATGAGCCAGGACAGGGAGACCTTCACCTTCGTCATCCAGCGCAAGGCGGACCCGCCCGGGAAGGCGGAGCCGTGA
- a CDS encoding ROK family protein — translation MRIGIDLGGTKIEIIVLDDTGGERFRWRTRTPGDYDGVVRAIAGLVAAAEAETGEGATVGIGMPGCLSPATGLVKGSNTTFLNGRPLDRDIEAALGRPVRMANDANCFALSEATDGAGAGRRVVFGVILGTGCGGGVVVDGRIVEGPHGIAGEWGHTPLPWQARHENPGPRCWCGRMGCLELWISGTGLARDCDGPGARDATQIPARAAAGDPVARAALARHVDRLARGLAGVINVLDPDAIVLGGGLSNLEHLYVEVPRRLSPYVFSDVVNTPILKAKHGDSSGVRGAAWLWPPGRRG, via the coding sequence ATGCGGATCGGCATCGACCTCGGCGGCACCAAGATCGAGATCATCGTGCTCGACGACACGGGCGGCGAACGCTTTCGCTGGCGCACCCGGACGCCAGGCGACTATGACGGTGTGGTGCGGGCGATCGCTGGCCTCGTCGCCGCCGCCGAGGCGGAGACGGGGGAGGGGGCGACCGTCGGCATCGGCATGCCGGGCTGCCTCTCGCCCGCAACGGGGCTCGTGAAAGGCTCGAACACCACCTTCCTCAACGGCAGGCCGCTCGACCGCGACATCGAGGCAGCGCTCGGCCGACCGGTGCGGATGGCGAACGATGCCAACTGCTTCGCTCTCTCCGAGGCGACCGATGGTGCAGGGGCGGGCAGGCGCGTGGTGTTCGGCGTGATCCTCGGCACCGGCTGCGGCGGCGGCGTGGTGGTCGATGGGCGGATCGTCGAGGGGCCGCATGGCATCGCCGGGGAATGGGGGCACACGCCTCTGCCCTGGCAGGCGCGGCACGAGAACCCCGGGCCACGCTGCTGGTGCGGGCGTATGGGCTGCCTCGAGCTCTGGATCTCGGGGACGGGCCTCGCGCGGGACTGCGATGGCCCGGGCGCGCGCGACGCCACACAGATCCCCGCCCGCGCTGCCGCGGGCGACCCGGTCGCCCGCGCCGCTCTTGCGCGGCATGTTGACCGTCTCGCGCGCGGGCTTGCGGGCGTGATCAACGTGCTCGACCCCGATGCGATCGTGCTCGGCGGCGGGCTCTCGAACCTCGAACATCTCTATGTCGAGGTGCCGCGGCGCCTCTCGCCCTACGTGTTCTCGGACGTTGTCAACACGCCCATCCTGAAGGCGAAGCACGGCGACAGTTCCGGCGTGCGCGGCGCCGCCTGGCTCTGGCCGCCGGGCCGGCGCGGCTGA
- a CDS encoding DNA polymerase IV, translated as MPAFCRDCERVAEEMATVCAACGSARIISHPELFSLAIAHVDCDAFYASVEKRDRPELAERPVIVGGGRRGVVTAACYVARSFGVRSAMPMFKALRLCPEAVVIRPDMAKYAASGRMVRALIERLTPLVQPLSIDEAVLDLSGTEALHRAPPAVVLARLAREVERTVGVTVSIGLAPNRMLAKMAVERGKPRGFAVIGRGDAASVLAPMPVSALPGIGPKAAARLAARGFTTLGALAALSPAEALSRLGEDGPALAAMARGEDGRPVEPSRASKSVSAETTFDADLSALADLERALWPLAERLSVRLKAKALAAAGVTLKLKTASFQTRTRHARLPEPTQLAETLFSAARALLAREATGASFRLIGIGADPLADAAEADRGDLADPDAPKRRAVEQAIDRLRDRFGPGVIGKGRGLSIPPE; from the coding sequence ATGCCCGCCTTCTGCCGCGACTGCGAAAGGGTGGCGGAGGAGATGGCGACCGTCTGCGCCGCGTGCGGGTCGGCCCGGATCATCTCGCACCCGGAACTCTTTTCGCTCGCGATCGCGCATGTCGATTGCGACGCGTTCTACGCCTCGGTGGAGAAGCGTGACCGGCCGGAGCTTGCGGAGAGGCCGGTGATCGTCGGCGGCGGGCGCCGCGGCGTGGTCACCGCCGCCTGCTATGTCGCGCGCAGCTTCGGCGTGCGCAGCGCGATGCCGATGTTCAAGGCACTTCGCCTTTGCCCCGAGGCGGTGGTGATCCGCCCCGACATGGCGAAATACGCCGCTTCCGGCCGGATGGTGCGGGCGCTGATAGAGCGGCTTACCCCGCTCGTGCAGCCGCTTTCGATCGACGAGGCAGTGCTCGACCTCTCCGGAACGGAGGCCCTGCACCGCGCCCCTCCGGCGGTGGTGCTCGCGCGGCTTGCGCGGGAGGTGGAACGGACTGTTGGCGTCACGGTCTCGATCGGGCTAGCTCCGAACCGCATGCTCGCGAAGATGGCCGTAGAGCGGGGCAAGCCGCGCGGCTTCGCCGTGATCGGGCGCGGCGATGCCGCCTCCGTGCTCGCGCCGATGCCGGTCTCGGCGCTGCCCGGCATCGGGCCGAAGGCGGCAGCACGGCTCGCCGCTCGGGGCTTCACCACCCTCGGTGCTCTCGCCGCACTGTCCCCGGCGGAGGCGCTCTCGCGTCTGGGCGAGGACGGTCCGGCGCTTGCGGCGATGGCGCGCGGGGAGGACGGGCGGCCGGTCGAGCCGTCGCGCGCGTCGAAGTCGGTCAGCGCCGAGACCACCTTCGACGCCGATCTCTCCGCGCTGGCCGATCTCGAGCGGGCGCTCTGGCCGCTTGCCGAGCGGCTCTCGGTGCGGCTCAAGGCAAAGGCGCTCGCCGCCGCCGGCGTGACCCTCAAGCTCAAGACCGCCTCGTTCCAGACGCGCACGCGGCATGCGCGCCTCCCCGAGCCGACCCAGCTCGCTGAGACGCTGTTCTCCGCCGCGCGTGCGCTGCTCGCCCGGGAGGCCACCGGGGCGTCGTTCCGGCTGATCGGCATTGGAGCCGACCCGCTTGCCGATGCGGCGGAAGCGGACCGCGGCGACCTCGCAGACCCCGATGCGCCGAAGCGCCGAGCGGTGGAGCAGGCGATCGACCGGCTTCGCGACCGGTTCGGCCCGGGCGTGATCGGCAAAGGGAGGGGCCTCAGCATCCCCCCGGAATGA
- a CDS encoding cell envelope integrity EipB family protein: MRSPSLAALFAASLLCAPAAAAELASHRAAYRLSLESARPSASVESASGAMLYELVDQCEAWTSQQRFTLSVTTRDGTTTERQSDYVTWEAKDGRTMRFRLRQTVDGTLAQTIVGEARLDAGGAGGMVRYREPSEQELTLPPGTLFPMIHTLRILAAARAGQRTLEAPLFDGTSADGANDSNTAIIGSVAGDRSRFEALAALPSWRFRIAFFEPTNTTGSPDYEVGLRYWENGIADELKMDFGDFVVAGRLEKLEIIPGGC; encoded by the coding sequence ATGCGCAGCCCCTCTCTCGCTGCCCTTTTCGCCGCCAGCCTTCTGTGCGCGCCCGCCGCGGCCGCGGAGCTCGCCTCGCACCGGGCCGCCTACAGGCTCTCGCTCGAGAGCGCGCGTCCGAGCGCAAGTGTGGAGAGCGCGTCCGGCGCCATGCTCTACGAGCTCGTCGACCAGTGCGAGGCCTGGACGTCCCAGCAACGGTTCACGCTCTCGGTCACGACCCGGGACGGCACGACGACGGAACGCCAGTCGGACTACGTGACCTGGGAAGCGAAGGACGGGCGCACGATGCGGTTCCGCCTCCGCCAGACAGTGGATGGCACGCTGGCGCAGACCATCGTCGGCGAGGCGCGGCTCGACGCCGGCGGCGCCGGGGGGATGGTGCGCTACCGCGAGCCGTCGGAGCAGGAGCTCACGCTTCCCCCCGGCACGCTGTTCCCGATGATCCACACGCTCAGGATCCTCGCCGCGGCCAGGGCAGGGCAGAGGACCCTCGAAGCGCCGCTGTTCGACGGCACCTCCGCGGACGGCGCCAATGACAGCAACACCGCCATCATCGGGAGCGTTGCGGGCGACCGCTCCCGCTTCGAGGCACTCGCTGCCTTGCCGTCCTGGCGGTTCCGCATCGCCTTCTTCGAGCCGACCAACACCACCGGCAGCCCTGACTACGAGGTCGGCCTGCGCTACTGGGAAAACGGCATCGCCGACGAACTCAAGATGGATTTCGGCGACTTCGTCGTCGCGGGGCGGCTCGAGAAGCTTGAGATCATTCCGGGGGGATGCTGA
- a CDS encoding GGDEF domain-containing protein, producing MPFDASVTDSLHEPLPAALHGLLAEVSRSIPDIVQRQAILARAEELTRAADRTIRAQAARIRALEHLAETDPLTGLLNRRGFASRLAERLSEARRHNEPGVVLFVDMDGLKKINDRLGHAAGDAAIRMVAEGLRAAVRAHDAIGRIGGDEFAVVMSRVGHERGLALAARIGSSIGRLTLVHDGEAVPLSVSIGLAPFLGAETPEELLDRADGAMYHNKRAAVS from the coding sequence ATGCCGTTCGATGCGTCCGTGACCGACAGCCTCCACGAGCCGCTTCCGGCCGCCCTGCACGGCCTTCTTGCCGAAGTGTCGCGGTCGATCCCGGATATCGTTCAGCGCCAAGCTATCCTGGCCCGTGCGGAGGAGCTGACCAGGGCCGCCGACCGGACGATCCGAGCCCAGGCGGCGCGGATCCGTGCTCTCGAACACCTCGCCGAGACCGACCCGCTGACCGGGCTTCTCAACCGCCGCGGGTTCGCAAGCCGCCTCGCCGAGCGGCTGTCCGAGGCGCGCCGCCACAACGAGCCGGGCGTGGTGCTGTTCGTCGACATGGACGGCCTCAAGAAGATCAACGACCGCCTTGGCCACGCTGCCGGCGACGCCGCGATCCGCATGGTCGCCGAGGGGCTGCGGGCGGCGGTGCGCGCCCATGATGCGATCGGCCGGATCGGCGGCGACGAGTTCGCCGTGGTCATGAGCCGTGTGGGGCATGAGCGTGGGCTTGCCCTCGCCGCCCGGATCGGCAGCTCGATCGGCCGTCTCACCCTCGTCCATGACGGCGAGGCGGTGCCGCTTTCGGTCTCGATCGGGCTTGCGCCGTTCCTAGGGGCCGAGACGCCCGAGGAGCTGCTCGACCGTGCAGACGGCGCGATGTATCACAACAAGCGCGCAGCGGTTTCCTGA